The Nitrospira sp. KM1 genome includes a window with the following:
- a CDS encoding peptidylprolyl isomerase has translation MKPAVPPPDPGPKAIIKTKFGDMYMKFYPDLAPKHVENFIKLAKSGFYNGTIFHRVIPGFMIQGGDPNTKNSLKKESYGQGGPKDEKGEPILLRAEFSDTPHKRGIVSMARANEPDTAGSQFFIVVEASPFLDRKYTVFGEVIKGLGVADKIVALPRNERDLPNERVEMTVTIVE, from the coding sequence GTGAAACCTGCGGTTCCTCCACCTGACCCGGGTCCCAAAGCGATCATCAAGACCAAGTTCGGAGATATGTACATGAAGTTTTATCCGGACTTGGCCCCGAAACACGTCGAGAACTTTATTAAACTCGCGAAGTCCGGATTCTATAATGGAACCATCTTCCATCGAGTCATCCCCGGTTTCATGATCCAAGGGGGTGACCCAAATACGAAGAATTCGCTCAAGAAGGAGTCATACGGTCAAGGAGGACCAAAGGACGAGAAGGGAGAGCCCATTCTGCTGAGGGCGGAATTTTCCGACACGCCACACAAACGCGGAATCGTCTCGATGGCGCGGGCCAATGAGCCCGATACAGCCGGGTCCCAGTTTTTTATTGTTGTGGAAGCATCACCATTCCTTGATCGCAAATACACCGTATTCGGTGAAGTCATCAAGGGACTTGGCGTGGCAGACAAAATAGTTGCGCTGCCGAGAAACGAACGTGATTTGCCAAATGAGCGGGTCGAGATGACTGTGACGATCGTGGAGTGA
- a CDS encoding peptidylprolyl isomerase encodes MLMMAGTAVAAEQTPKKGEVAKSPKAVIKTKYGEMEIVFFPDKAPKHVENFVKLARSGFYNGTIFHRVIPGFMIQGGDPNTKDSSKPESYGMGGPNERLKAEFNDTPHRRGIVSMARTNDPNSAGSQFFIVVKDSNFLDGQYTVFGEVVKGMEVADKIVNLPKNARDLPTERAEMTITIVE; translated from the coding sequence ATGCTCATGATGGCGGGAACAGCCGTTGCCGCTGAACAAACCCCGAAAAAGGGCGAAGTAGCAAAGAGTCCGAAAGCGGTCATCAAAACCAAGTACGGTGAGATGGAAATCGTCTTTTTCCCAGACAAGGCGCCCAAGCACGTGGAGAATTTCGTCAAGCTCGCGAGATCGGGATTTTATAACGGCACGATCTTCCACCGCGTCATTCCGGGGTTTATGATCCAGGGCGGAGACCCCAATACCAAAGACTCGAGCAAACCCGAAAGTTACGGGATGGGAGGTCCGAACGAACGGTTGAAAGCGGAGTTCAATGACACGCCTCATCGACGCGGGATCGTTTCAATGGCAAGGACGAATGACCCCAACAGCGCAGGCTCTCAATTTTTCATCGTGGTGAAGGATTCGAACTTTCTTGACGGGCAATACACCGTCTTCGGCGAAGTGGTCAAGGGCATGGAGGTCGCTGATAAGATCGTCAACCTTCCCAAGAATGCCCGTGACCTGCCCACTGAGCGGGCGGAAATGACCATTACGATCGTCGAGTAA